The Actinomycetota bacterium genome segment GCTGGACGGGCTGCGGCGGCTGGAGGCGGCCGGGGTCGGGGCGGTGGTGCTGCCCTCGCTGTTCGAGGAGCAGCTCACCCACGACCAGCTGGAGCTGGACCGGCTGCTGGAGTCGACCTCGGACCACACCGGCGAGGCCCTCTCCTACTTCCCCGACCTCCAGGACTACAACACCGGGCCCTGGACCTACCTGGACCACATCGCGCAGGCCAAGCGGGCGGTGAGCGTCCCGGTGATCGCCAGCCTCAACGGCATCACCCCGGGCGGCTGGGTCGGGCACGCCAAGCGGATGCGCGACGCCGGCGCCGACGCCCTGGAGCTGAACCTCTACACGGTGGCCACCGACCCGCGGGTCGGCGCGGCCGAGCTGGAGGCCCGCTACCTGGACCTGATCGCCGACGTGCGGGCGGCGGTGTCGGTTCCGCTGGCCGTCAAGCTGAGCCCGTTCTTCACCGCCCTGGCCAACTTCGCCGTGCGGGTCGACGAGGCCGGGGCCGACGGGCTGGTCCTGTTCAACCGCTTCTACCAGCCCGACCTGGACCTGGACAGCCGCGACGTGGTGCCGCGGCTGGTGCTGTCGAACTCCGAGGAGCTGCGCCTGCCCCTGCGCTGGATCGCCATCCTGTTCGGCCGGGTCGGGATCTCGCTGGCCGCCACCACCGGGGTCCACACCGGCCTGGACGCGGCCAAGGTCCTGCTGGCCGGGGCGAACGTGGCCATGATGACCTCGGCCCTGCTGCGCCACGGGCCCGAGCGTCTTCAGACGGTGGAGGCGGAGCTGCGGACCGTCATGGCCGAGCATGACCTCGACTCGGTGGCCCAGCTCCGCGGGAGCATGAGCCATGCCTCCATGCCCGACCCGGCCGGGTTCGAGCGGGCCAACTACATGCGCACCCTCATGTCCTGGTCGAGCCGGGCCGAGGTCAGCCCCGGCCAGGCGGCCGGCGACGAACCGGCACCCCCGGCGGGCCGGGCGGCCCGCTAGGAGCGGGACCTTCGGCCGTAGGTGCGGCCAGGGCCGTGGGCTGATGCTGGGTCCAAGGCCGGTGCAGCAGCACCGCCGTCGAAGGAGAGGACCCATGGTCACCTGCCCACGGTGCGGAAACGACGCCGACTACCTCGCCGATGACACCTTCGTCCTGATCCGCTGTGAGTTCTGCGGCGACGACATCGACGCCACCGACCTCGTCCCGGCGGATGACGCCCTGGTCGCCTGAGGAGGACGGCATGCGCACCTGCGACGTGATGAGCACTCCGGTGGTGACCGTGTCGCCGGACGCTCCCCTCAAGGACGTGGCCGCGACCCTGGTCGAGCATGGGATCAACGCCGTGCCGGTGGTCGATGCCAGCGACCGGCTCATCGGGATCGTGTCCGAGGCCGACCTGCTGTCGCTGGAGACCGGGCTCGGCCGAGGCCCCGCCCCGGCTGGGCCCCGCACGGCCGGCGAGGTGATGCGCCAGTCGGTCTACACCCTCACCGGCGACACCGCCGCCACCGCCGCCGCCCGGCTCATGCTGCGCCACCGCCTCAAGTCCGTCCCGGTGGTGGCCGGGGAACGGGTGGTCGGCATGGTCGCCCGGCGCGACCTGATCCGCCTGATCGCCCGCAGCGACGACGACATCCAGGCCGACCTCGACCGCCGGCTCAAGGAGGAGATCCAGGCGCTCCAGCGGCTGGCCGTGGGCGTCGCCGGCGGGGTCGTCACCATCGACGCTGCCGCCAGCCCGCTCGCCCGCCGGCTCCTCGAGGGACTCGCTCGTGACATCCCCGGCGTGGTCGAGGTGCGCACCACCCAGCGGGGAGCCGATGGCGCCGAGCCACCCAGGGGCACCGATGGTGACCGGTGACGAGCTGAAGGCGCGGCGGCACGCCCGCGAGATCGTCGCCGACATGCGC includes the following:
- a CDS encoding dihydroorotate dehydrogenase-like protein; this encodes MTVDLRTTYLGLELRSPLVASPSPLTGELDGLRRLEAAGVGAVVLPSLFEEQLTHDQLELDRLLESTSDHTGEALSYFPDLQDYNTGPWTYLDHIAQAKRAVSVPVIASLNGITPGGWVGHAKRMRDAGADALELNLYTVATDPRVGAAELEARYLDLIADVRAAVSVPLAVKLSPFFTALANFAVRVDEAGADGLVLFNRFYQPDLDLDSRDVVPRLVLSNSEELRLPLRWIAILFGRVGISLAATTGVHTGLDAAKVLLAGANVAMMTSALLRHGPERLQTVEAELRTVMAEHDLDSVAQLRGSMSHASMPDPAGFERANYMRTLMSWSSRAEVSPGQAAGDEPAPPAGRAAR
- a CDS encoding CBS domain-containing protein; this translates as MRTCDVMSTPVVTVSPDAPLKDVAATLVEHGINAVPVVDASDRLIGIVSEADLLSLETGLGRGPAPAGPRTAGEVMRQSVYTLTGDTAATAAARLMLRHRLKSVPVVAGERVVGMVARRDLIRLIARSDDDIQADLDRRLKEEIQALQRLAVGVAGGVVTIDAAASPLARRLLEGLARDIPGVVEVRTTQRGADGAEPPRGTDGDR